One stretch of Sphingomonas rosea DNA includes these proteins:
- a CDS encoding S41 family peptidase: MIRKLLPPVALLGALALVPLTTATVAAADADTYKELETFMGVFERVRANYVDKVDDHQLIKGAIDGMLASLDPHSSYLEASDFQQLKTTTDGNYGGLGLSVTQEDGTVKVISPTEDTPADRAGIKAGDYITHLDGELLYGLDLDQAVEKMRGPPGSAIKLTIVRPGRDKPFDVTLKRERIELRPVKWEIKDGVGVLNINQFSANVGEQVAAALTAMDKAAGAAKPVGYIIDLRSNPGGLLDQAVAVSDAFLERGEIVSERGRAKGDIERFYARPGDLTGGKPLIVLVDAGSASAAEIVAGALQDQRRALVMGERSFGKGSVQTVIQLDQTSALRLTTARYYTPSGRSVQAGGIDPDIVVPQLSDPDYKDRPTVREADLRRHLISQNKVDDKLLEKDVTVDPRFDMTAAELEKKGIKDFQLDYAVKALRRLASGPAVGKAG, from the coding sequence ATGATCCGCAAGCTCCTCCCGCCCGTCGCCCTCCTCGGCGCCCTGGCCCTCGTTCCGCTCACCACCGCCACCGTGGCTGCGGCCGACGCCGACACCTACAAGGAGCTCGAAACCTTCATGGGGGTGTTCGAGCGGGTGCGCGCGAACTACGTCGACAAGGTCGACGATCATCAGCTCATCAAGGGTGCGATCGACGGCATGCTCGCCAGCCTCGATCCGCACAGCAGCTATCTCGAGGCCTCGGACTTCCAGCAGCTGAAGACGACCACCGACGGAAATTACGGTGGCCTCGGCCTCTCGGTCACGCAGGAGGACGGCACCGTCAAGGTAATCTCCCCGACCGAGGACACGCCGGCCGACCGCGCGGGCATCAAGGCGGGCGACTACATCACCCATCTCGACGGCGAACTGCTCTATGGTCTCGACCTCGACCAGGCGGTCGAGAAGATGCGCGGCCCTCCGGGGAGCGCGATCAAGCTGACCATCGTCCGCCCGGGCCGCGACAAGCCCTTCGACGTGACCCTGAAGCGCGAGCGGATCGAGCTTCGCCCGGTCAAGTGGGAGATCAAGGACGGCGTCGGCGTCCTCAACATCAATCAGTTCTCGGCCAATGTCGGCGAGCAGGTCGCCGCCGCGCTGACCGCGATGGACAAGGCCGCCGGCGCGGCCAAGCCGGTCGGCTACATCATCGACCTGCGCAGTAACCCGGGCGGCCTGCTCGACCAGGCGGTCGCCGTCAGCGACGCCTTCCTCGAGCGCGGCGAGATCGTCAGCGAGCGCGGCCGGGCGAAGGGCGACATCGAACGCTTCTATGCCCGTCCGGGCGATCTCACCGGGGGCAAGCCGCTGATCGTGCTGGTCGACGCAGGCTCGGCGAGCGCTGCCGAGATCGTCGCCGGCGCGCTTCAGGACCAGCGCCGGGCGCTCGTCATGGGTGAACGCAGCTTCGGCAAGGGCTCGGTCCAGACCGTCATCCAGCTCGACCAGACCAGTGCGCTACGGCTCACCACCGCGCGCTATTACACGCCCTCGGGTCGTTCGGTGCAGGCGGGCGGGATCGATCCGGACATCGTCGTGCCGCAGCTCAGCGACCCCGACTACAAGGATCGCCCGACTGTCCGCGAGGCCGACCTTCGGCGTCACTTGATCAGCCAGAACAAGGTCGACGACAAGCTCCTCGAGAAGGACGTCACGGTCGATCCGCGGTTCGACATGACCGCCGCCGAGCTCGAGAAGAAGGGCATCAAGGACTTCCAGCTCGACTATGCGGTGAAGGCGCTGCGCCGCCTCGCGAGCGGTCCGGCGGTCGGCAAGGCCGGCTGA
- a CDS encoding murein hydrolase activator EnvC family protein, with the protein MRRRLFLIACTPWLVSASDPVAVAAREAQAAVAEQQRLEREAQGAKSQAERAAADSAAAGQALIATEARIAAGEAELAALQRRREGLAAQLAAARRPASALLAGLAEAGRKPAWLSLVGAGNAEQQVRLAALARTVGPEVERRSSTLKGQLATLATLERRQRDLQAQLGRDRLAAAEAQQRFADKEKAALALASQKGAQAFVAADQVLDRSERTASLQGEAEQRRAALKQAAVLAKLPPSAPRPTAPEGGAPVPPIAWQVPAGGAVTAGLGELMSNGVRARGVTIAAVTGTQVVAPAAGRIVFAGPFRRRPGLVIIDHGGGWVTLLGNVRPSLRVGDRIAAGDPVGRALGPVTAELFRDGKAEPAALIARSSG; encoded by the coding sequence ATGCGCCGCCGGCTGTTCCTGATCGCCTGCACTCCCTGGCTCGTCTCGGCGAGCGACCCGGTCGCGGTCGCGGCCCGTGAAGCGCAGGCAGCGGTGGCCGAGCAGCAACGGCTGGAGCGTGAGGCGCAGGGCGCCAAGTCGCAGGCCGAGCGCGCCGCGGCCGACAGCGCGGCCGCCGGTCAGGCGCTGATCGCGACCGAGGCCAGGATTGCCGCGGGCGAAGCCGAGCTCGCGGCCTTGCAGCGCCGCCGAGAGGGCCTTGCCGCGCAGCTAGCGGCGGCGCGGCGCCCGGCGAGCGCCTTGCTCGCGGGCCTCGCCGAAGCGGGCCGCAAGCCGGCGTGGCTTTCGCTGGTCGGGGCGGGCAATGCCGAGCAGCAGGTTCGGCTCGCGGCGCTGGCGCGGACGGTCGGACCCGAGGTCGAGCGACGCTCGTCGACGCTCAAGGGCCAGCTCGCCACCCTCGCCACGCTCGAACGGCGCCAGCGCGATCTCCAAGCCCAGCTCGGACGCGACCGGCTCGCGGCGGCGGAGGCGCAGCAGCGCTTCGCCGACAAGGAAAAGGCCGCGCTCGCATTGGCAAGCCAAAAGGGCGCGCAGGCGTTCGTCGCCGCCGACCAGGTTCTTGACCGCAGCGAGCGGACCGCTTCGCTACAGGGCGAAGCCGAGCAGCGCCGCGCGGCGCTCAAGCAGGCGGCCGTGCTCGCCAAACTGCCTCCGTCGGCGCCGCGCCCGACCGCGCCGGAAGGCGGCGCACCTGTTCCGCCGATCGCCTGGCAGGTGCCCGCGGGCGGCGCCGTGACCGCCGGTCTCGGCGAGCTGATGAGCAACGGTGTCCGCGCCCGCGGCGTGACGATCGCCGCCGTGACTGGGACGCAGGTGGTGGCGCCGGCCGCCGGCAGGATCGTCTTCGCCGGACCCTTCCGTCGGCGTCCGGGGCTGGTCATCATCGACCATGGCGGGGGCTGGGTGACGCTGCTCGGCAACGTCCGTCCAAGCCTCCGCGTCGGCGACCGGATCGCCGCCGGCGACCCCGTCGGCCGGGCCCTCGGCCCCGTCACCGCCGAACTGTTCCGCGACGGTAAGGCGGAGCCCGCGGCCCTCATCGCCCGTTCATCAGGCTAG
- a CDS encoding 23S rRNA (pseudouridine(1915)-N(3))-methyltransferase RlmH → MLLHIIARGKIGRSPEAELTDRYLKRLTWPAKITELPDRGGTVPAPLTPAVTVLLDERGKALASSDFAERMQAWREQGMRECRFLIGAADGHSDEERGRADLLLSFGPATWPHMMARAMLAEQLYRATSWLAGHPYHRQG, encoded by the coding sequence TTGCTCCTGCACATCATTGCGCGCGGCAAGATCGGCCGTTCGCCCGAGGCGGAGCTCACCGACCGTTACCTGAAGCGGCTGACCTGGCCGGCAAAGATCACCGAACTGCCTGATCGCGGCGGAACGGTGCCGGCGCCGCTCACGCCGGCGGTAACCGTGCTCCTCGACGAGCGCGGCAAGGCGCTCGCCTCGTCCGACTTCGCCGAACGGATGCAGGCCTGGCGCGAGCAGGGTATGCGCGAGTGCCGCTTCCTGATCGGCGCTGCCGACGGCCACTCGGACGAGGAGCGCGGCCGCGCGGACCTGCTCCTCAGCTTCGGTCCCGCCACCTGGCCGCACATGATGGCCCGCGCCATGCTCGCCGAGCAATTGTATCGCGCGACGAGCTGGCTTGCCGGGCACCCTTACCATCGGCAAGGCTAG
- the rsfS gene encoding ribosome silencing factor: MAGARAPASVDDIHAAVMRSLDDDQALDIVSIPLAGKSSIADHMVIASGRSTRQVASMAAKLADRLKQDHGKLVRIEGLPTADWVLIDADDVIVHLFRPEVRSFYNLERMWAFGDEKAAAAG, from the coding sequence CTGGCCGGCGCCCGCGCCCCGGCTTCCGTCGATGACATTCACGCCGCGGTGATGCGCAGCCTCGACGACGATCAGGCCCTCGACATCGTCTCCATCCCGCTTGCCGGCAAGTCGAGCATCGCCGACCACATGGTCATCGCCTCGGGTCGGTCGACCCGGCAGGTGGCGAGCATGGCGGCCAAGCTCGCCGACCGCCTCAAGCAGGATCACGGCAAGCTGGTCCGGATCGAAGGCCTGCCGACCGCCGACTGGGTGCTGATCGACGCCGACGACGTCATCGTCCACCTCTTCCGCCCCGAGGTTCGCAGCTTCTACAATCTCGAGCGCATGTGGGCGTTCGGGGACGAGAAGGCGGCCGCGGCGGGCTGA
- a CDS encoding nicotinate-nucleotide adenylyltransferase, which yields MSLAAAKALDLDAVWWLVSPGNPLKPKAGMAPFEARFASAENMARRSIIEVSDIERRLGTVYTVDTLAAIVRRYPRDRFIWLMGEDTVAQFHQWKGWRRLAHIVPIAVLSRPGYDDDARTARVASWLRRFVRPRSQQKHWTRWSAPAIVFLRLPPDRTSATQLRAANPHWHESLARHTSGQSCVDPNEENRRDLGRHP from the coding sequence ATGAGCCTTGCTGCCGCCAAGGCGCTCGACCTCGACGCCGTATGGTGGCTGGTCTCGCCCGGCAATCCGCTCAAGCCCAAGGCGGGCATGGCACCGTTCGAGGCACGCTTCGCCTCTGCCGAAAATATGGCGCGCCGCTCGATCATCGAGGTCAGCGACATCGAGCGCCGCCTCGGCACGGTCTACACCGTCGACACCCTCGCCGCGATCGTCCGGCGCTACCCGCGCGACCGCTTCATCTGGCTGATGGGCGAGGACACTGTGGCGCAATTCCATCAGTGGAAAGGCTGGCGGCGGCTGGCCCATATCGTGCCGATTGCCGTATTAAGCCGTCCCGGGTATGATGACGATGCTCGCACGGCCCGCGTCGCGAGCTGGCTCAGGCGCTTCGTCCGGCCCCGGAGCCAGCAGAAGCATTGGACGCGTTGGAGTGCCCCTGCGATCGTCTTCCTGAGGCTTCCGCCCGACCGGACGTCCGCTACGCAGCTCCGCGCCGCCAACCCCCATTGGCACGAATCCCTCGCTCGGCACACGAGCGGGCAGTCGTGCGTTGACCCAAATGAAGAAAACAGGAGAGACCTTGGCCGACACCCCTGA
- a CDS encoding DUF3667 domain-containing protein: protein MNAFERTLTGQGGASCLNCGAALTGAFCASCGQKARVNRSLAAFFSDLVAGLFNFESRFWRTLPMLAWCPGDLTRRYVEGQRARFISPIALYLFSVFLMFAALSATTGSTGGTAGPIRINGDVDRSIAKTKTNIENLEKQRQAAAQAGTATASLDRKISGEKEDLARLEGYKRDGISGSITTNSEGAPPWLVKVIRKVESNPREAMSHVQEAASKYSWALIPLSLPFMFLLFPLRPKHVFDHAVFVTYSLSFMMLLILSGSLLVMAGMGGWVALLALLVPVHMYRQLKGAYRLRWWSAALRTFVLLNFASLALGLFGVIVAALGLID, encoded by the coding sequence ATGAACGCGTTCGAGCGCACATTGACGGGACAAGGCGGGGCGTCGTGCCTCAATTGCGGGGCAGCCCTGACCGGAGCTTTCTGCGCGTCGTGCGGGCAGAAGGCACGGGTCAATCGCTCGCTCGCCGCCTTCTTCAGCGATCTCGTCGCCGGCCTGTTCAACTTCGAAAGCCGTTTCTGGCGGACGCTGCCGATGCTCGCCTGGTGCCCGGGCGACCTTACCCGCCGCTATGTCGAGGGTCAGCGCGCCCGCTTCATCTCGCCGATCGCCCTTTACCTCTTCAGCGTCTTCCTGATGTTCGCGGCCCTGAGCGCGACGACCGGTTCGACCGGCGGCACCGCGGGGCCGATCCGAATCAACGGCGACGTCGATCGGTCGATCGCCAAGACGAAGACGAACATCGAAAATCTCGAGAAGCAGCGACAGGCCGCGGCCCAGGCCGGGACGGCAACGGCCTCACTCGATCGGAAGATCAGCGGCGAGAAGGAGGATCTTGCTCGGCTAGAGGGCTATAAGCGCGACGGCATTTCGGGCAGCATCACCACGAACAGCGAGGGGGCGCCCCCGTGGCTCGTCAAGGTGATCCGCAAGGTCGAGAGCAATCCGCGCGAAGCCATGAGCCATGTGCAGGAGGCAGCGTCCAAATACAGCTGGGCGCTCATTCCGCTGTCGCTTCCCTTCATGTTCCTGCTGTTTCCGCTCCGGCCCAAGCACGTGTTCGATCACGCCGTGTTCGTGACCTATTCGCTGTCCTTCATGATGCTCCTGATCCTTTCAGGGAGCTTGCTGGTGATGGCGGGGATGGGCGGGTGGGTCGCGTTGCTCGCGCTGCTGGTTCCGGTCCACATGTATCGCCAGTTGAAGGGCGCCTACCGGCTGCGCTGGTGGAGCGCTGCGCTGCGAACCTTCGTGCTCCTCAATTTCGCCTCACTCGCGCTTGGCCTGTTCGGAGTCATCGTCGCAGCGCTGGGCCTGATCGACTAG
- the ftsH gene encoding ATP-dependent zinc metalloprotease FtsH produces the protein MDEKNKKPNAPWTKSLLIWVGVLFALVLFAQLLDGNGRAATGNAVPYSEFVRQVSEGNVKQVVSATNQAGNQVITGKLANGENFRTMAPADAQVTERLLNAGVQVQVKEAEQSSFWLILLYQSLPFLLILGISFFIMRQMQKNAGSGAMGFGKSRAKVLTPKEGRVTFADVAGIDEAREELQEIVEFLKDPGRFARLGGKIPKGALLVGSPGTGKTLLARAIAGEAGVPFFTISGSDFVEMFVGVGASRVRDMFEQAKKSAPCIVFIDEIDAVGRHRGAGLGNGNDEREQTLNQLLVEMDGFEANEGIIIIAATNRPDVLDPALLRPGRFDRQVMVPRPDIEGREQILGVHMKKVPLAPDVDARVIARGTPGFSGADLANLVNEAALLAARRGKRLVAAQEFDDARDKVMMGAERRSMVMTEDEKRMTAYHEAGHALVFAHEPTADPIHKATIIPRGFALGMVQPLPERDSYSYHRDKMHADLAVAFGGRVAEELIFGHHKVSSGAQSDIQQATRLARAMVTKWGMSDALGPLDFSEGDETPTGYFAPQQKRMSGETIKLIDSEVKRFVEGGLERAREILTNHTDQLHLIAKALLELETLTGEEIKTLLAGGTIDRGSSTKPVLPSAGAGIPKTRRPGAIGGAAQAGA, from the coding sequence ATGGATGAGAAGAACAAGAAGCCCAACGCGCCCTGGACCAAGAGCCTCCTGATCTGGGTCGGTGTCCTGTTCGCCCTGGTGCTCTTCGCCCAGTTGCTTGACGGCAACGGCCGCGCCGCCACGGGCAACGCGGTCCCCTATTCCGAATTCGTGCGGCAGGTCTCCGAAGGCAACGTCAAGCAGGTCGTGAGCGCGACCAACCAGGCGGGCAACCAGGTGATCACCGGCAAGCTCGCCAACGGCGAGAATTTCCGCACCATGGCGCCGGCCGACGCGCAGGTCACCGAGCGGCTGCTGAACGCCGGGGTGCAGGTGCAAGTCAAGGAAGCCGAGCAGTCGAGCTTCTGGCTGATCCTCCTCTACCAGTCGCTGCCCTTCCTGCTGATTCTCGGCATCAGCTTCTTCATCATGCGCCAGATGCAGAAGAATGCGGGCTCGGGTGCGATGGGCTTCGGCAAGAGTCGCGCCAAGGTGCTGACTCCCAAGGAAGGTCGCGTGACCTTCGCCGACGTCGCCGGCATCGACGAAGCCCGCGAGGAGCTTCAGGAAATTGTCGAATTCCTCAAGGATCCGGGCCGCTTCGCGCGTCTCGGCGGCAAGATCCCCAAGGGTGCGCTGCTGGTCGGCTCGCCCGGTACCGGCAAGACCCTTCTCGCCCGCGCCATCGCGGGCGAGGCGGGCGTGCCCTTCTTCACCATTTCGGGCTCGGACTTCGTCGAGATGTTCGTCGGCGTCGGTGCGAGCCGCGTCCGCGACATGTTCGAGCAGGCCAAGAAGTCGGCGCCGTGCATCGTCTTCATCGATGAAATCGACGCGGTCGGCCGCCATCGCGGCGCCGGCCTCGGCAACGGCAACGACGAGCGCGAGCAGACGCTCAACCAGCTGCTGGTCGAGATGGACGGCTTCGAGGCCAATGAAGGCATCATCATCATCGCTGCGACCAACCGGCCGGACGTGCTCGATCCCGCGCTGCTGCGACCGGGTCGCTTCGACCGCCAGGTCATGGTTCCGCGTCCCGACATCGAGGGCCGCGAGCAGATCCTTGGCGTGCACATGAAGAAGGTGCCGCTGGCGCCCGACGTCGACGCCCGGGTCATCGCCCGCGGCACGCCCGGTTTCTCGGGCGCCGATCTCGCCAACCTCGTCAACGAGGCGGCGCTGCTCGCCGCCCGCCGCGGCAAGCGGCTGGTGGCGGCGCAGGAGTTCGACGACGCGCGCGACAAGGTGATGATGGGCGCCGAACGCCGCTCGATGGTCATGACCGAGGACGAGAAGCGGATGACCGCCTATCACGAAGCGGGCCACGCCCTCGTCTTCGCGCACGAGCCGACCGCCGACCCGATCCACAAGGCGACGATCATCCCGCGCGGCTTCGCGCTTGGCATGGTCCAGCCGCTGCCCGAGCGGGACAGCTACAGCTACCATCGCGACAAGATGCACGCCGACCTCGCGGTGGCGTTCGGCGGCCGCGTGGCGGAAGAATTGATCTTCGGGCACCACAAGGTGTCGTCGGGCGCGCAGAGCGACATCCAGCAGGCGACCCGCCTTGCGCGCGCGATGGTCACCAAGTGGGGCATGTCGGATGCACTCGGACCCCTCGACTTCTCCGAGGGCGACGAGACTCCGACCGGCTATTTCGCCCCGCAGCAGAAGCGCATGAGCGGCGAGACGATCAAGCTGATCGACTCGGAAGTGAAGCGCTTCGTCGAGGGCGGGCTCGAGCGGGCCCGCGAGATCCTGACCAATCACACGGATCAGCTGCATCTGATCGCCAAGGCGCTGCTCGAACTCGAGACGCTGACCGGCGAGGAGATCAAGACGCTGCTCGCGGGCGGGACCATCGATCGCGGCTCGTCGACCAAGCCGGTGCTTCCGTCGGCCGGTGCCGGTATTCCCAAGACGCGTCGCCCGGGCGCCATCGGGGGCGCCGCGCAAGCCGGCGCCTGA
- a CDS encoding serine hydrolase encodes MRVLALFASFLALLAAQPAAAASNPALQSVEQQLASLLAGRSGDVGVAALDLASGEMVAVNGDKAYPMASTMKVAVAAAFLAQVDHGRRSLDDRIAGQSARGLLEAMLIHSNNVATDHLINNLGGPTAVQSWLTFNNVRGVRVDRTIARLLADKRDLWDLRDSATPLAMVSLLRTIDKGNVLKPASHAYLLSVMARCETGKNRIRGLLAGVPIAHKTGTLNNYSSDVGFITLPDGRRLAIAIFARGGTDRPTTIAQTARAVYDGFSTWIRAAMFNPGLAIAN; translated from the coding sequence ATGCGCGTCCTTGCCTTGTTCGCCTCGTTTCTGGCCTTGCTCGCGGCGCAGCCCGCCGCGGCCGCGTCGAACCCTGCACTCCAGTCGGTCGAGCAGCAGCTCGCGTCCCTGCTGGCGGGCCGGTCGGGTGACGTCGGCGTCGCGGCACTCGATCTTGCGTCCGGCGAGATGGTCGCGGTCAACGGCGACAAGGCCTATCCGATGGCGAGCACGATGAAGGTGGCGGTCGCCGCCGCTTTTCTCGCGCAGGTGGATCATGGCCGCCGGTCGCTCGACGACCGGATCGCCGGCCAGTCGGCCCGCGGCCTCCTCGAGGCGATGCTGATCCATTCGAACAATGTCGCGACCGACCACCTGATCAACAATCTCGGCGGTCCGACCGCCGTGCAGAGCTGGTTGACCTTCAACAACGTCCGCGGCGTGCGCGTCGACCGGACCATCGCTCGGCTCCTCGCCGACAAGCGCGACCTGTGGGACCTGCGCGACAGCGCGACCCCCCTCGCAATGGTCTCGCTCCTGCGCACGATCGACAAGGGCAATGTCCTCAAGCCCGCGAGCCACGCCTATCTGCTGAGCGTCATGGCCCGCTGCGAGACCGGCAAGAACCGGATCCGCGGGCTGCTTGCCGGCGTTCCGATCGCGCACAAGACGGGCACGCTCAACAACTACAGCAGCGACGTTGGCTTCATCACCCTGCCCGACGGTCGCCGCCTGGCGATCGCCATCTTCGCGCGCGGCGGCACCGACCGCCCGACCACGATCGCGCAGACCGCACGGGCCGTTTACGACGGCTTCTCGACCTGGATCCGCGCGGCCATGTTCAACCCGGGCCTCGCCATCGCCAATTAA
- the tilS gene encoding tRNA lysidine(34) synthetase TilS, which produces MQVTRHARITAALDRLAPDGPIGLAVSGGPDSLALLWLTHQVRAGAFEVATVDHGLRPEAAAEATIVARLCGELAVPHSILQVEVAGGASLQAQARTARYAALRAWALERGLTAVATAHHRDDVAETMLMRLARGSGVGGLAGMRETRALGEGVRLIRPLLDWRKAELVALVEQSGLDPVSDPANRDERHDRTRFRALLAEDSIFDSDRLARSAATLREAEDALAFTAEELAAARVRIEGRSAEVDAGGLPAEYQRRLLSKAMASLGANAIRGPDLDRALAAIRDERSCTLGGLRLSGGEIWRLEPEPPRRA; this is translated from the coding sequence GTGCAAGTAACGCGCCACGCGCGCATCACGGCGGCGCTCGACCGGCTGGCGCCGGACGGCCCGATCGGTCTCGCGGTATCGGGCGGCCCCGATAGTCTCGCGCTTCTCTGGCTGACACATCAAGTCCGAGCCGGCGCTTTTGAAGTCGCGACGGTCGATCATGGTTTACGCCCCGAGGCGGCGGCGGAAGCGACGATTGTGGCGCGGCTGTGCGGCGAGCTCGCCGTCCCGCATTCCATTCTCCAAGTCGAGGTGGCCGGTGGCGCGAGCCTTCAGGCTCAGGCACGCACTGCGCGCTACGCCGCGCTGCGGGCTTGGGCGCTGGAACGGGGGCTGACGGCGGTCGCCACGGCGCATCACCGCGACGACGTCGCCGAGACCATGCTCATGCGTCTCGCCCGGGGGAGCGGGGTCGGCGGACTCGCGGGCATGCGCGAGACGCGCGCGCTCGGCGAGGGCGTGCGGCTGATCCGGCCGTTGCTCGACTGGCGCAAGGCCGAGCTCGTCGCCCTGGTGGAACAGTCGGGGCTGGATCCGGTGTCCGATCCGGCCAACCGCGACGAGCGGCACGACCGGACGCGTTTCCGCGCGCTCCTGGCAGAAGACTCCATCTTCGATTCCGACCGCCTCGCCCGAAGCGCCGCCACGCTGCGCGAGGCCGAAGACGCGCTTGCCTTCACGGCCGAGGAGCTGGCGGCAGCGCGGGTGAGGATCGAAGGCCGAAGCGCCGAAGTGGATGCCGGGGGCCTGCCGGCGGAATATCAGCGGCGACTGTTGTCAAAGGCGATGGCGTCGCTCGGTGCGAACGCGATCCGCGGACCCGATCTCGACCGAGCATTGGCCGCGATTCGGGACGAGCGCAGCTGCACGCTTGGCGGCCTGCGGCTTAGCGGCGGTGAGATCTGGCGGCTCGAACCCGAACCGCCGCGCCGCGCTTAA
- a CDS encoding tetratricopeptide repeat protein: MTKTILLCATALIFATPAAAQRQATPEQRIDRLERQTRQLQRQVFPKGQPADTAGFDDSPAASQVVVVAQSNRIDALERQLAEMTRLAEENGNRAATLETELARLRTDYDARLRRLETSAPAESANTTAPVADEPAPVAQPEPRPSASVTPPKPVKTGDVTADGEAAYDTGYQLWLQKKYPQSVAALRAMASSFPGHRRVSWANNLAGRALLDSGQPRAAAEALLANYRSNPKGERAADSLYYLGQSLMALKQPAQACKAYAELEEVYGSSMRADLRALVGPAKAKAGCK; this comes from the coding sequence ATGACCAAGACCATTCTCCTGTGCGCCACGGCGCTCATCTTCGCGACGCCGGCCGCGGCGCAGCGTCAAGCGACGCCCGAGCAGCGGATCGACCGCCTCGAACGGCAGACCCGTCAGCTTCAGCGGCAGGTGTTCCCCAAGGGCCAGCCGGCCGACACCGCAGGCTTCGACGACAGCCCGGCAGCGAGCCAGGTGGTAGTGGTCGCCCAGTCGAACCGCATCGACGCGCTCGAGCGGCAGCTGGCCGAAATGACCCGCCTCGCCGAGGAGAATGGCAACCGGGCCGCGACTCTCGAGACCGAGCTTGCGCGGCTTCGCACCGATTATGACGCGCGTCTCCGCCGCCTCGAGACCAGCGCGCCGGCCGAATCTGCGAACACGACCGCGCCAGTGGCCGACGAGCCGGCGCCGGTCGCGCAGCCCGAGCCGCGTCCGTCCGCCAGCGTCACGCCGCCGAAGCCCGTGAAGACCGGCGACGTGACCGCCGACGGCGAAGCGGCCTACGACACCGGCTACCAGCTCTGGCTCCAGAAGAAGTATCCGCAGTCGGTCGCGGCCCTTCGGGCAATGGCATCGAGCTTCCCCGGACATCGCCGGGTGAGCTGGGCCAACAATCTCGCGGGCCGCGCCTTGCTCGACAGCGGCCAGCCGCGTGCCGCCGCCGAGGCGCTCCTCGCCAACTACCGCAGCAACCCCAAGGGCGAGCGTGCGGCCGACAGCCTTTACTATCTCGGCCAGTCGCTGATGGCGCTCAAGCAGCCGGCCCAGGCGTGCAAGGCCTACGCCGAGCTCGAGGAGGTCTACGGCAGCAGCATGCGGGCGGACCTGCGGGCACTGGTCGGGCCGGCCAAGGCCAAGGCAGGGTGCAAGTAA
- a CDS encoding helix-turn-helix domain-containing protein, which translates to MTNETTTVGEQLRAAREAQGITLEDVAGRTRIPTRHLESLETSEWSRLPAPTYTIGFAKSYAGIVGLDRNEIGDALRAEMGHGSQAPRPEALVFEPADPARVMPRWLVVVALLALVAVVIGFLTYRNRQLTPAATDPQAESTPAATAPSAAPTSAAPAAAATPSGPVVITANEPVWIQVGERGGGRALFQGELAAGQSFEVPATAKAPVLRTGRPQSIRISVGTADAPAVGAPDRTVSNVSLLPADLMRGPTATPGAAPAPATR; encoded by the coding sequence ATGACGAACGAAACCACGACGGTCGGCGAACAGTTGCGCGCCGCGCGCGAAGCGCAGGGCATCACGCTCGAGGACGTCGCGGGCCGGACCCGGATCCCGACGCGGCATCTCGAAAGCCTCGAGACGTCCGAATGGAGCCGGCTCCCCGCGCCGACCTACACCATCGGATTTGCCAAATCCTATGCCGGGATCGTCGGCCTCGACCGTAACGAGATCGGCGATGCGCTGCGGGCCGAGATGGGCCACGGGTCGCAAGCCCCGCGGCCCGAGGCACTGGTGTTCGAACCGGCCGATCCGGCCCGGGTCATGCCGCGCTGGCTGGTGGTCGTCGCTCTGCTGGCGCTGGTGGCGGTCGTCATCGGCTTCCTCACCTATCGCAACCGGCAGCTGACTCCGGCCGCAACCGATCCGCAGGCCGAGAGCACGCCCGCCGCCACGGCGCCTTCGGCGGCGCCGACGTCGGCCGCGCCGGCCGCGGCCGCCACGCCGAGCGGTCCGGTGGTCATCACCGCCAACGAGCCGGTCTGGATCCAGGTCGGCGAGCGTGGCGGTGGCAGGGCGCTGTTCCAGGGCGAACTTGCCGCCGGGCAGAGCTTCGAGGTTCCCGCCACCGCCAAGGCACCGGTGCTCCGGACCGGTCGTCCGCAGTCGATCCGGATCTCCGTCGGCACGGCCGATGCACCCGCCGTTGGCGCGCCCGACCGGACGGTCAGCAACGTCAGCCTCCTGCCGGCGGACCTGATGCGTGGCCCGACGGCCACGCCGGGCGCCGCGCCGGCTCCCGCGACCCGCTAG